In Acidobacteriota bacterium, the genomic window AACTGGAACTTCGTGAAGAGGGTGATCGGGCTTCCCGGGGATAAGATTGAGATCAAGGACCGGGTGGTATATGTGAACGATAAACCCCTCTCTGAGCCTTATGTGGTTCACAAATTCCCCTACCTAACCACGATGGGAGATAACTACGGTCCGGTGGTGGTGCCTAAAGGTTGCTATTTCGTCCTCGGAGATAACCGGGATAACTCCCGGGATAGCCGTTATTGGGGGTTCGTCCCTCGAAGCCTCATTCGAGGGCGTGCGTTTATCATCTATTGGTCTTACGAGGCAGAGCGGGGCACCTACCTTGAAACCGGGTTTAAGAACCGGGTACGGAACTTCTTCTCCATTCTCTTCCACTTCTTCACCAAGACGAGGTGGAGAAGAAGCTTCACCTTGGTTCGGTAAAATGGAATGGATTTTAAGGGAGGGATAGGATGATAAAACTGAGGAAGGAACTCGGAGCAGGGAGTTTGGGTACGATTATTACCCTGCTTGTGGTTGTTTTTCTCATCTATATGTTGGTGAAATTTTTTCCCTCTACCCGGAGTTCGTTTGAGTTCAAGAATGCGATGAAGAGGGAAGCCCAATTTGCAAGGAGTAGGCCAGGTTATGATCAAGAGCTGAAAGCGAGACTTCTAAAAAAGGCGGAGGAACTTGGCTTACCCATTAACGCCAGCAATCTAAAGGTAGAGATCTCCCACGGCTATGTCTATATCACTGCCACCTATGATATAGAGATCAAGACTTTCTTCCACACCTTCAAGAGACACTTCGAACAGAAGGTAGAAGGTCCAGTCTTCCGCTGAGGATTTCTCTTTTTAACCTATGCGTTCTTTTACTTTAGCCAGTATTCTATCTTTAAGCTCGTTTCCCTCCTTTTCCAAGGCGTCTGCCTCGGTGGATGCTTTTTCTACATAATCCTCATCCTTGATGGAGGGAAGGTTTATCCTCACATTGAGCAAGGCACCGATAAGAGCGGAATATGCGGTAAGCGATGCTACCCCGAGATCGGAGATGGCGTTAGGGTTACCCCCTTCCGCGAGCTTCCCTAAGATGCGTAGAAGTTCGATAGCCGAGGAAGCGGTTTTCCGGGGGACCTCAGCCG contains:
- the lepB gene encoding signal peptidase I; its protein translation is MEEEYKKSVVRDYFESIVIAVILALFVITFVFQSFKIPTGSMEDTLLIGDHIIANKMIFAPTRFSFERKILPVRDIKRGDVIVFRYPVDPNWNFVKRVIGLPGDKIEIKDRVVYVNDKPLSEPYVVHKFPYLTTMGDNYGPVVVPKGCYFVLGDNRDNSRDSRYWGFVPRSLIRGRAFIIYWSYEAERGTYLETGFKNRVRNFFSILFHFFTKTRWRRSFTLVR